The nucleotide sequence AAGTGGAAAGCCTAACGGCCGGCGCCAAACAGCTGGAAGTAACCGTGGATGGCGCGTCGGCGCCCGTTTATTCGCAGCCGGTATTCCTGGATAAAGGCATCAACCACTTGGTGTGCAGCTTCGTGCTGCCCAAGCCCGAGCTGTGGTGGCCCAATGGCTACGGCGCGCAAAAGCTCTACACGTTCCGGGCGGTGTTGAAAGACGGAGCCAAGGCCTTGACCGAGAAGCAGGTCCGCCGCGGTATGCGGACGGTGGAAGTGGTGCAGGAGACGGGCCCGAAAGCCAACTCGTTCTACTTCCTGGTGAACGGAGTGAAGATGTTCATGAAGGGGGCCAACTACATTCCGCAAGACAACTTCCTGCCCCGCGTGAATAAGGCCCGCTACGAGCACGTCATCAATACGGCCGTGGCCAGCAACATGAACATGCTGCGGGTATGGGGCGGGGGCATCTACGAAAACGACCTGTTCTACGACCTCTGCGACGAGAAAGGCATTATGATTTGGCAGGACTTTATGTTTGCCTGTGCCATGGTGCCCCCGCTGGAAAACCACAAGCAGAACATCTACGAGGAAGCCGTGGAAAACGTGAAGCGCCTGCGCAATCACCCGGCCATTGCCATGTGGTGCGGCAACAACGAAATAGCGGCTTACATGGGCTCCAACTACTGGGGGACGGCCAAGAACGCCTTCCGCAACCGCCAAGATTCCATGACCATTGTCAACACCTATAAGGAGGTGTTCCACAGTATTTTGCCCGCCGTGGTGAAAGGTTACGACGACGAGAAATTTTACTGGTCGACGTCGCCGCAGCCTACCAACTGGTCGCACACCAACCGCGATAGCCGCACCTCTGGCGACGTGCACTACTGGGAAGTGTGGGGCGGCAAGAAGCCTATCGAGCTGTACTTAAAGAACGTTGGACCGTTCATGAGCGAGTACGGCTTCCAGTCGTTCCCGGACATGCAAACCATCAAGGGCTTTGCAACACCCCAGGACTATGATATCAACTCCGAGATTATGAAGTCGCACCAGCGCTCCTACGTGGGCAATGGTGCTATTCTGCAGTACATGGAAGCTTGGTACAAGGTCCCTAAGGCTTTTCCTAACTTCCTGTACACTGGCCAAGTGCTGCAGGCCGAGGCTATTAAGCTAGCCATTGAAGCCCACCGTCGGGCCAAGCCGTATTGCATGGGCTCGTTGTACTGGCAAATCGACGACTGCTGGCCCGCTGCCTCGTGGTCGAGCATGGACTATAACGGCTATTGGAAGGCGCAGCAGTACGAGTCGAAGCGGGCCTTCGAGGCCATGCTAGTTTCCCCAATTGTCACCAACGACTCTGTGCAGATATATGTAGTATCCGACAAGCTGCAACCTGTAAGTGGGCAGCTGCACATCCGGCTGCTGGATTTCGCTGGCAAGGTGCTCAACGAAAGCAAGACGAACCTCACGGTGCCAGCCAACACTAGTACCAACGTGTACCGGGTGCCAGTGAAGGACGTGCTGAAAGGCGCCGCCCCGACCAACGTGGTGCTAGACATCCGGCTGACAAGTCAAAACCAAGAGGTAGCTCAGAATTGCTTGTACTTTGAGCTGCCTAAAAACTTGAAGCTTAACAAAGCGCCCATCAGCTACACGCTGGCCAAAGGCAAGGAGAAGGGTGCCTACGTGCTGAAGGTTTCGGCAGCGCAGTTAGCAAAGAACCTGCGGGTTTCGGCCGGCGACGATGCCATCATCTTCTCCGATAACTATTTCGATCTGTTGCCTGGTCAAGCTCGGGAAATCACGTTCACCTCAAGTAAGGCGTTGAAGAAAAGCGACATTACCTTCCTTTCCATCAACGAGTCGGCCCAGTAAAGAAGTTCGGCTAACCTGCCGCCAGATAGCAAGCAAAAGCCCCTCACTAGAGGGGCTTTTGTTTTTGCTGGTTTGCTTCAACCCAATGAAAACGAAGAGAGAACAGCAATTAAAAGAAGCTATATGCTATAGATAAAACATTGATTGTGAGATGAAAGCAAGTAAATTCAAGAATTATTATTTTATATTATACCAGGAAACGATAAATAAAATTTATTAGGCTATTTCAAGATATGATTATACATTAGGGCGAGCATGCTTATGTACGCCATTTTGCACAATGGCATTATATTATTTGCTATATCCTATATTGTGCTAGTATAGAGTATAGCGAATTACGTTTTGATCCCTTTTACTGTCTCCAAAACCATCCTCGCTTCTATGAAAAACCTCAAACTTCTGTCGGCAGCAGTTGCCTGTTCTTTTATCCTTTTAACAGGTTGTCAGAAAGAAGCTGACAGCACAGTAGCTCCAACTGCCGCGCAGTCGTCAACTCAACTTTCCACAATTACTCCAGAGCGAATTCAGCAGTTGCGGGCCTCGTTGCCGGCTGGCTTGGAACAACGCCTTCGAGAGCGTTCGGCCCTGTTGCTGAAGACCGATCCTCAGTACCGCGACTTGGTTCGCCGAGCCATAGCCGCCGACCCAACTTGTGATGACGACACGCGCGTAAATCAGTGGTTGGATCAGCAACTTGCAGACTGGAACAACGAAGTAATCACGTATGTGTTGGACTTCGCCATGCTGGATTTGCCTACCTACGATGCGTTGGTATTTGAAAACAGTTCGCAGGGGCAGCGCTTTGGCGTGAACGGCGAGTACACGCAGCAACTCACTAAGTCCTTCAAGGATTTGCAGCGCTTCTGGAACATCCCATCCGATGACATCGTGTTGGCGGCCATGCATGGCAACATGCTGCTGGACCGCGACAAGGTTATGCGTACGTACATCGCAGTGTTCGAGGTAGATCCGGCCACTGCGGCGGCCCTCGCCGATATAGTGGTGGAGCTAGCCGACGTGATTCCGCAGTACCGAGACGGTAACCACCCCATCTTCACGTTCAACGCTTTTGCGCTGGAAGGATTCAACTTCCCGCCCTACGGCAACATCCCGGATAAGATCATTATGGGGGACGGCATCATGGAGGCGTTTACCAGCATCGGGTACGGTGATGTAGCTCCTCAGGCCATTCTGGCCCATGAGTTCGGGCATCAGATTCAATTCAACCTCAACCTGTTCGGTACCGAAACCAGCCCAGAGGCCACCCGCCGCACCGAATTGATGGCTGATGCTTACTCGGCGTACTACCTCTCGCACGCTCGGGGTGCTGCTATGCAGTGGAGAAGAGTGCAGCAGTTCCTGCAGGTGTTCTTCAACATCGGGGACTGTGGCTTCACCAACCCAGGCCACCACGGCACGCCTACGCAACGGATGGCCGCCGCAGAATGGGGGTACAGCGTTGCCAACGACGCCCAAAAGCAAGGGCACATCCTAACCAGCCAGGAATTCACTCGTCTTTTCGAGCGGCAACTGCCCCAACTGCTCAACCGCTAAGTGTAGCGCAGTACACAACCGAAAAGGGCTGAAGTAGTGTTCACCCCTTTTGTATGGAGCCCACTACAACGCTGCCCAGGGTACCAGGCGGCGTTGTAGTGGGCTCTTGGCTGTTGATTGAGTTTGGTTTGACTGCGTTTCCGCGCCCAGTTGAGGGACCGTAGCGGCTGGTGCAGGGTCACTTTTGGGTCAGCAGCCAGTTGAAGCTAATGCCCTTCGCTTGGTCGGTTCTTAAGTCGAATTTCTTGCCTTGGACTTGTGCTTGCGTGGGCGGCTGGTAGAGCTGCGCTACGCCGTTGGCAGTTACCATAACTACATGCTGATAAGGTATAAAAATGTGAATTCGGTCGCCTGGCTCGTACACCTGCATCCAAGCCGTAAAGTCCACTTGGGGTTGATGGGCGCGTATAGCCGGCAGGAGGGGCCGCCCACGACGCACCAACGTTAGTTCGGCGCTCCTAAACTGGTAGCGGACGGCATTGGGGCACGCCGCATCCGGCGTTACCTGTAGCGTCACGCGAGGCAGTAGGGCGCTGCCCGTGGCGGGAATCTCTAGGTTGCCGTGCAACACCCGTACAACAGGAGTACAAGCAGGCTGAGCAACCGCCTCGCCTAGACTGGCCGACAAAGCTACCAGCACTAGTATTTTCGCCGATAGGAGCATGGTAGATAGTGCCGTAGAGGGGTGAAAAGGCTAGCAGTTGCGCAAAGGCAGCGCTGTTGCTCGTTAACGCAGCAGGTTGGCCAAGATTGCGTAAGTGAAATATAGCCACCACCACAGGTGTTCCGTTACCAAGCGGGGTAAGCCTGATTCGAGCAGGGGAGCGGCAGCACCTGTGCTGGCACTTTATACCTTGCAGCCTTTCTTGTTCTTGTCGATATGGGATTCGATGTCTGACCTCTACTCCTGGTGTGTTGTGCTGTTGGTGCTGGGTGCAGGCATGGTGTATAGCGTGCGCGCCAAAAAACTTACCGTGGCGGGTTCTGGTACGGGCGGCGTGCTGGGCGTACTGCTGTTTTTGGGCGCAGGCTTCACGGGGCTGCTGCTGCTGAGTTTGTTTTTTCTGCTCGGAACGGCGGCGTCTGGCTGGAAACGGGCCGACAAACAGCGGTTGGGTTTGGCAGAGGCCAATCAGGGGCGGCGTACGGCCTGGCAGGCTCTGGCCAATGCGGGAGTGGCTGGTGCAGCGGCTTTGCTAAGTTGGCTATTGCCGGCCCATGCGCCTTTCTTTCAGTTGCTGCTGGCGGGTAGCCTGGCTGCTGCCACCGCCGACACGCTGGCCTCGGAGCTGGGTAATGTGTACGGGCGGCGATTCTACCACGTGCTTACCCTACAGCCCGACACTCGCGGCCGCGACGGTGTGATTAGTATGGAAGGCACGCTAGCCGGTTTGGCGGGTAGCGCCCTCATGGCAAGTGTGTACAGCGCCGGGTTTGGCTGGCACCGCGGGTTCGGGTGGGTGCTGCTGGCTGGCGCAGTCGGCAACCTCATCGATTCGGTGCTAGGGGCCACTTTAGAGCGACGGGGCACGCTTTCCAACAATGCTGTGAATCTGCTCAACACCCTGGTGGGCGCAATAGTAACGGCTCTTTGTTATGTGCTCTGGGGCCTATAGACAAATTGTTGGGTGCTTGTTTGCAGTTTGGGTGGGCGCTTCAGCCGCCGAGGTGGGCTAGTTCAGGTTGATGCCTTCCTGCGTGAAACGGCGGTGAATACCGGCTAGAATCTCGCTTTTCAACGCTTCCTCCTGTCGGATATTACTGATCCAGAACAGCACTTTCAAATCGTACTGCTGGCCGTTCACGCCATTCAATAGAATCTCGGGAGCCAGCTTGTGGAGCGTATTGGGGTTGGTCAGAATCTCTTGGCTGATAAGCTGTTTGGCGTGGTCGAGGTCCGTATCGAGGCCCACTTTCAACCCCAGTTCCACCCGGATGTGGTTGTTGCTCATCGTCCAGTTGATGACGTGCCCCGAGAGTAGGTCGCCGTTGGGCACAATGATTTCCGAGCCGGCCAGCGAAATCAGCTTGCTGGCGCGAATACCGATGTCCTTCACGCGGCCGGTTTTACCGGTCACTTCAATGAAGTCGCCGACTTGGAAAGGGCGCTCGAAAACCAGAATAATGCCGGAAACCAGGTTGTTGATGATGTTCTGCAAGCCCAGTCCCACACCCACGCCCAACGCCCCAACCACAATAGTGATTTTGTCGAGCGGTAATCCGGAGGCCATGGTGGCCAGCAGGAAGCCAGCTGCTAGCAGTACCAACCGGATAGCCACCAACCACGAGCCCTTGCGGTCTGGATCTTTGTTGAACTCGTCGTCGGTTTCCCCGAAAAAGTAGCCTACAAACCGCTGCAGCAGCACCGAAATGTAGATGATGGCAAAGAACAGCGCAATATTGCCCAAGGTGAACGTGATGCTGCCAATGTAATGGGGAGTGGTGAACACCAACTCGAGGAAATGATAAAGTGGCCGGAACACGTTGAGGTTGCTGGTGAAGTTCATCAGCCACAGTCCGCACACCACCACCGAGAGTACCAGGCGTAAAGCTCGCTCGATCTTCTGGAAATTAAACCGGGCAGTAGCGCCGCTGGCCAGTCGGCTGCGCTGCATTTGCAAGTGAAAAGCTTCGGTGAGGAGGCGCACAAAAACCGACAGGGCAATGATTTCGGTTAGCCCCAGAATGGCGCTACTGCTCAGTAGTTTGGCCATGCTCAGGCGCCCCGTCATGTTGCACAGCGCCGCCAGGCCGTTCAGCACCACAAACAGCACCACCACCGGCAACACAAAGGCCGCCAAGCGGGGCCCCCGTTGCAGCTGCCGCCTAAACTTGAGGCCCACGCCTATAGCGGCTAGATTTAACAGCAGCATCGCCCAGCGTACCCCAGGGCCGGGCGTGGTAGAGGCATATACAAAGGTCAGCCCCAAAAACAGCCCCACCATGCTCAGCCACGACCAGAACTGGTTGCGGGGCCAGCTCCGGCCGAGCAGCACACTAAGCGACACCAGCAACAGCAGTTCCAGCAAGTCGGTGTAAGCGGCCGGCGGATT is from Hymenobacter tibetensis and encodes:
- a CDS encoding beta-mannosidase; this translates as MPALKKLCWLLICGLFYSSANAQQALPLSGKWEFRKANDSKWGAATVPGTVHTDLLATKQIQDPFYRVNEKDQQWIGKTDWEYKTTFAVDANQLKSDKLYLVFEGLDTYADVYVNDVKVLVADNMFRQWKKDVKPQLKAGNNALRVYFHAPMVKGDELFKSLPFQVPASDNDQAGPGENRVSVFTRKAGYHYGWDWGPRLVTSGIWRPVYLVPMSVAHIQDLFIKQKKLTTEQADLEARLEVESLTAGAKQLEVTVDGASAPVYSQPVFLDKGINHLVCSFVLPKPELWWPNGYGAQKLYTFRAVLKDGAKALTEKQVRRGMRTVEVVQETGPKANSFYFLVNGVKMFMKGANYIPQDNFLPRVNKARYEHVINTAVASNMNMLRVWGGGIYENDLFYDLCDEKGIMIWQDFMFACAMVPPLENHKQNIYEEAVENVKRLRNHPAIAMWCGNNEIAAYMGSNYWGTAKNAFRNRQDSMTIVNTYKEVFHSILPAVVKGYDDEKFYWSTSPQPTNWSHTNRDSRTSGDVHYWEVWGGKKPIELYLKNVGPFMSEYGFQSFPDMQTIKGFATPQDYDINSEIMKSHQRSYVGNGAILQYMEAWYKVPKAFPNFLYTGQVLQAEAIKLAIEAHRRAKPYCMGSLYWQIDDCWPAASWSSMDYNGYWKAQQYESKRAFEAMLVSPIVTNDSVQIYVVSDKLQPVSGQLHIRLLDFAGKVLNESKTNLTVPANTSTNVYRVPVKDVLKGAAPTNVVLDIRLTSQNQEVAQNCLYFELPKNLKLNKAPISYTLAKGKEKGAYVLKVSAAQLAKNLRVSAGDDAIIFSDNYFDLLPGQAREITFTSSKALKKSDITFLSINESAQ
- a CDS encoding DUF92 domain-containing protein, yielding MSDLYSWCVVLLVLGAGMVYSVRAKKLTVAGSGTGGVLGVLLFLGAGFTGLLLLSLFFLLGTAASGWKRADKQRLGLAEANQGRRTAWQALANAGVAGAAALLSWLLPAHAPFFQLLLAGSLAAATADTLASELGNVYGRRFYHVLTLQPDTRGRDGVISMEGTLAGLAGSALMASVYSAGFGWHRGFGWVLLAGAVGNLIDSVLGATLERRGTLSNNAVNLLNTLVGAIVTALCYVLWGL
- a CDS encoding mechanosensitive ion channel domain-containing protein; amino-acid sequence: MPPLDQAAPLTLLSLAGRSVFFLMPSTLPSRTIRFAWMMRSPIGYSWLVCLLALLPVLVQAQDSATTAPPATPPIAEQDAAQRVEQAYLVLGRISGGARRGANTEELASELPDVETNLKTIRQNLTQYSSVINLKQVRMFEILLTDMQEQLGDWRLKLATQGKRLSRMQFQLDSLTRHALPGQPDTSTALGRSTARLQRKQQRASQLLNRNQQTVTQLQTRVSDAYIQALELQDEVKEQSRRFNRRTLAPNNPPLWQATATNSNQREATGQLVRESYASQNGLLRYYFGHNWEYGAWMVVLGAVFFWWVFANFRAVNTAAAAPSPEQQPFRYLRPVPIAGTLVVVFSVAPFFDLNPPAAYTDLLELLLLVSLSVLLGRSWPRNQFWSWLSMVGLFLGLTFVYASTTPGPGVRWAMLLLNLAAIGVGLKFRRQLQRGPRLAAFVLPVVVLFVVLNGLAALCNMTGRLSMAKLLSSSAILGLTEIIALSVFVRLLTEAFHLQMQRSRLASGATARFNFQKIERALRLVLSVVVCGLWLMNFTSNLNVFRPLYHFLELVFTTPHYIGSITFTLGNIALFFAIIYISVLLQRFVGYFFGETDDEFNKDPDRKGSWLVAIRLVLLAAGFLLATMASGLPLDKITIVVGALGVGVGLGLQNIINNLVSGIILVFERPFQVGDFIEVTGKTGRVKDIGIRASKLISLAGSEIIVPNGDLLSGHVINWTMSNNHIRVELGLKVGLDTDLDHAKQLISQEILTNPNTLHKLAPEILLNGVNGQQYDLKVLFWISNIRQEEALKSEILAGIHRRFTQEGINLN